The DNA sequence ATAGTAAATTAGTAACAAATAAAGGGACGACCTCTTGTGCTTTGTCTATTTCTAGTTCTCCTACCAATTGAAACGTGTCAtgtcaattaaaattctacAGACTTACCCTCCCTCACCAACCTTCCTCTGATGTCAATTGAAATGTTATGATTAAAATTCTGCaattaataatcataaaataataatttaatattcaaataataaatatcaatatgAGAAATTTCTTATCCTAAGCAAGCATAATTGGGAGAACATTGTCCCATCCCATTCCCGTCACTTGTCTGAAACGTGACATATTTATTCTTCACTTGATAATCATAATAGCCAATAGGTTTCCTATATTGCAAAGCAAACTTCTGAAAAATGGTCCTAATTAACAGAACAAAATGTAATAATGAAGCAACCAATTCATAGTCAACATCAACAACTACGTATGGGACAGTTCCGAAGCAAATATGCTTTGTTCGCTTGATCTAACAAAATTGATCTTCGTCCTTAGCACATAAAAACATGAATATGTTGTTTCTTCCTTAAGCAACACTACTAGTACAAACCATTatctcaacaacaaaaaatgtacAATTTCTTTAGCTGAAAACAAATTATGTATGATTGATGATGTGCCTACGTTTGATTATGGTTTCTTACCTAAACCCCactaattatttttcacttaaTTTCAGATGTAGTAACGTTGACAATTGTGACAGattttttgcaattttgatTGTGCAAAAAGCAATAACGAGACCAATGTGGACGTGGATTTTGGATTCCACATATTAGATATCCTTGTCTCCTCTGATTAAGTGCATTTCGTTCACTGATTTCACGATGCGCACCATATTGTGTTGACAAAATTGGTGAATCTGCCCCCACCATTCACCAGAATTACAATAATCAACAAAATTTGGCTCAATTTTTCTAGCCTTTGATCATGACATTAGTTTTTACCTATATCGCTTTGAAGTAAAATAGTGAATCTAGTTTAACCTCTCAGTCCTCTGCAGAACTAAGTAGAACTAACACTCTGCTTTCTAGCAATTTAATTAGGCGTAAGTATAACTACTGAGCACAAAATGGATTAATCTCAAAAACTGCTTTTTTAATTAGCATTTTATCCTTACACTTGGTCTCATCTTTGTATTTTAGTCTCTAtacctaaaaatataagaattaaaacataaaaaaattgttcatatagaaactaaaatcgtaaaatttcttaatataagaatcaaatccatATTCTTAACGAATTCAACATGTATTGTTAACTAAATCACATTGAATTCTAAAAAATTAGCTTTTACTCTTCATATATTTAAACCTCTTTACAAGAGTTGCCATTTTTTTAGTACATAAACATGCTTTAAAGTCACACTGATTTTAATGGTACTAAAATTGACAAAAACCTTGCCATGATTACACTATAGAAAACTTATGCATACTCATGAGGCATTTTTTGGGGTTGCACAGCCATGAGTTAAACAATCAATAAGACATCTAAAACAGAATATTATTGTCATTACCTAAGGTGCAGGTCAAACAAACCAGGACTAATTAAAATCTTCAATAAATATCACTGAGGAAATCGAGGTAGGTACCTGatgttataataattaaattctcACAATCTCATATGCTTGCTATTTTCAACACCAAGAGGGAGGTGATTAGAACTTAGAAGAATGCTCTACTACCATAAAACACACGTGATCcatcctttttcttcttatcaATTTCTAATTTGCTGTTGTCAAGATTCTGAATCACATCAACATCACCATGATCCACTTTTTCAGGTTTGTCAAGGTCCATTGGTAGCTTCATTTTTGCCAAGGACTCAGTGAACTGCTTCATGCTCCTCATATACATGTCCACTATTTGTTTTTGCATAGCAGCTTGCTCAGCTTCTAAATTGATGTTCCCTAGTGGAGCTGAATAAACTTGACCAAACTTTGAAGCTTCTGTgttgttattattgatttttttgctttcCTTTTCCTTGCTTGAGAAGTTTGCATCTTTGTTACCTCTGGCCTCACCTTCTTCTTTCTTGGAAGTTGGGGTATCTGGACCAGCACCACAGTTTTGAGTACCTTCCACAGTGATTGACACAGTGATAGAATTTGATGAGTCACCAGTGCTCAAATGGTTCTTTTTCTCAACTGAATCTGCTGAGTTTATATCATCACTACTCAAGGTTGTGATGGTAGAACCTGGGAAGCAAGAGTTCTGAATGCTCTCATTTGGAGAAATGGGCCCTATATGATTCTCATCTGGTGAGCTCATCATAGTCATCTCATAATCATCAAGTTGAGGAGATGCACCAAGGTGAAGAAATGGTAGTGACCCTCCAATGTTGGACCTTGAAGGAGCAGAATTAGTATCTTGAGAAGCCAAATTGAAGTACTCAGATACCATTTGCTGATTCTCCTTCACCACACTGATGTCAGGAAATTCAATTCTAGCATACTCAACTGGATCCAACATAACTTCTGAGATCTTTCTATCAAGCAAAATAACTTCTGATGATATTGATGAGTTCTTTGCTGATTCAGGTATCAAATTCACTGAGGAGTTGATTGCCAAAGAGGGGTCCAAAGACAGTGTTAGTTGGACAGTTCCTGCAGGAGAGTGGAAAAGATCAGTGGAGGAAAGGCTGTAATCTTCAGTCAACTTTCCTTTGCCAACAACTTGTGAAATTGGGACCAAAGCAAACCCCAAAAGCTGGTCTTCCATGTGAATCCTTGACCTACTAAACATCCAAACTTCACATTTCAGAACAGCATTCATTTGGGTGATCTTCAACCTCAAGTTTTCATTGAATGTTGGGTTTTTGCCACCTCCATTGATGATTCTTGTAGAGAGAGTCTCATCAGGGTTGTAAGTGAGAGAGAACTTAGCATAGACATCCTGGTTGTCATAGATGCATATGTTATGAATATTCCTGGCATGATGGACAAAGATATCAAGAATTCCTGAGAACTCAGCTTCTTCATCTGCATGTGTCCTTGTGTTCAAATTTGGATTGTACCTGAAGCTGGAATTCTGAACACTCTGATTGAATGAATCCATTCCAAGTTTCCAACCCTTGTTATGCCTTGGAATTTTGCTTTGCAACCAGCCAGAAGGTTTCCAAAATTAggaaacacaaaagaaaaagagttggtGTTGATATTTGGATCATCAGTGATCACCTTTTGGATAcataaaagaccaaaaaaaaaaaactagattgTAGAACAAGCTACAAATCAGTGGAAAGTTGGAAAAAAGATAAAGTATCTAAAGGATTAAACAGCACAAGAAGAGGAGAGGGTTCGCACCTAGTAGAATGAATGGTAACAGAAAGTTAGATAACCTGGTTCTCTATGTATGTTGGGGTGAGTATCTTGTAGTTGAAGACATTTGTCAAATCAATCCATGAATTCAGGAACAAGCatggaaagagagagagagagagagagagagaaacttgGAGTTGAATAAAGTTTCTTGCTTTATGGAATGGAAGTGGGGTTTAAGGACCTTGTGGTAGTAGGTGAAAAATGAAGGCTGAAGCATGGAAATGAACAGAGAAGAGTATTATGATGTACATGTTTGTTTGGATGCCACTTTTTCTTTTGGTGTTGGGTTTGCTTTGCTTGACAATGCAGCTtccatatataatatatctatTCTTCTCTAGTGCATAACTTGATCCACTGATGACACTAATGCTATTGGAGGACCCACTTGCCACCATCTTCATTATCACTCACCCCGCTCTTCAATTGATGCTACCCTCAGCTTTCAGACAACATAAATTACCCTGTCTCTCAAGGGCTTAAAGCCAAATTGTCCTAATGGAGTGACTTATGCATGGTGGATATATGATCATGTCTTTCTATATTCTATGTTTTGGAACAAAAATAAATCATCTCCTATTGGTATCTGTTCAGGGCAAATCATGGAAATATTGAGTTACCAAGATAACAAAATCTTGGTTTTGGTTGAACATTCACAAATatactttataatatatatatatatattaattatgcgACAAAATGCCACCATTGAACCCCACTAATGAAAGTGAGTGATTTCCcgtatttatatacttttttggaGGGGTTAGATCTTATTTTAACGATGTATTTTCAACATAAAACTGTGAAATTAACTACTCTCCTGTTAAATTGCTCCTAACCtacctaaaaattaaatagtaccAAATAATGTTAAACTTAGGagagttaaaaagaaaataaaattgatgttctttcttccttttagtTTTGATCTGATCCttaagtttaaatatgttaataGCTATTCAATGgaagtacttttttttaatccaagtATTCCCAGCTAATTGTTAAGAACTAATTAATCCTATGAGATAATGACATTTATTTAAGAGAGACTCACTTGGACAAATTTTTTTAGCTACATAATTGATCTTTGAATCGAACTCTTTATCATACTTAAACGAAAGTACTAATGAATTATTTTGTTCAAAAAATTAAACCTTAAATTCGATTCTCGCTACTAGTAATTTTCCTTAAAAAGCTTTCATGTCCTAACTTTGATAAGGAAACTTTTTCTCCACACTAAACTTTTTGTAGTTAAAGGAAAGTGAGCAAGACAACGAGTTGTTGGAAATTCATTCCACTTTGTTAATCTGAATGATTAAGCAAAAAGTTTACGTTGGAAGTCTTGGATTCAAGTCCGCAACATGTGGTATATATGTGCAATGACGGTAACATCAGAAATCATAACCTTTGACTGCTAATTTGCCTGTTTCTTTTCCCTACACAGAGCC is a window from the Glycine max cultivar Williams 82 chromosome 2, Glycine_max_v4.0, whole genome shotgun sequence genome containing:
- the LOC100775760 gene encoding uncharacterized protein, with amino-acid sequence MDSFNQSVQNSSFRYNPNLNTRTHADEEAEFSGILDIFVHHARNIHNICIYDNQDVYAKFSLTYNPDETLSTRIINGGGKNPTFNENLRLKITQMNAVLKCEVWMFSRSRIHMEDQLLGFALVPISQVVGKGKLTEDYSLSSTDLFHSPAGTVQLTLSLDPSLAINSSVNLIPESAKNSSISSEVILLDRKISEVMLDPVEYARIEFPDISVVKENQQMVSEYFNLASQDTNSAPSRSNIGGSLPFLHLGASPQLDDYEMTMMSSPDENHIGPISPNESIQNSCFPGSTITTLSSDDINSADSVEKKNHLSTGDSSNSITVSITVEGTQNCGAGPDTPTSKKEEGEARGNKDANFSSKEKESKKINNNNTEASKFGQVYSAPLGNINLEAEQAAMQKQIVDMYMRSMKQFTESLAKMKLPMDLDKPEKVDHGDVDVIQNLDNSKLEIDKKKKDGSRVFYGSRAFF